A window of the Streptomyces sp. NBC_00454 genome harbors these coding sequences:
- the speB gene encoding agmatinase, whose protein sequence is MSTQPRGPVDSSRIPRYAGPATFARLPRLDEVGGRADVAVVGVPFDSGVSYRPGARFGGNAIREASRLLRPYNPAQDASPFALAQVADAGDIAANPFNINEAVETIEAAADELIGNGSRLMTLGGDHTIALPLLRSVAKKHGPVALLHFDAHLDTWDTYFGAEYTHGTPFRRAVEEGILDTEALSHVGTRGPLYGKQDLDDDAKMGFGIVTSADVYRRGADEVADQLRQRIGDRPLYISIDIDVLDPAHAPGTGTPEAGGMTSRELLEIIRGLSSCNLVSADVVEVAPAYDHAEITSVAASHTAYELTTIMSRQIAAAKAAG, encoded by the coding sequence ATGAGCACGCAGCCGCGCGGCCCCGTCGACTCCTCCCGCATCCCGCGCTACGCGGGCCCCGCGACCTTCGCCCGGCTGCCCCGCCTCGACGAGGTCGGCGGCAGGGCGGACGTGGCCGTCGTCGGCGTGCCCTTCGACTCCGGGGTCTCCTACCGCCCCGGCGCCCGCTTCGGCGGCAACGCCATCCGCGAGGCCTCGCGCCTGCTGCGCCCGTACAACCCGGCGCAGGACGCCTCCCCGTTCGCGCTCGCGCAGGTCGCCGACGCCGGTGACATCGCCGCGAACCCCTTCAACATCAACGAGGCCGTCGAGACGATCGAGGCCGCGGCCGACGAGCTGATCGGCAACGGCTCCCGCCTGATGACCCTCGGCGGCGACCACACCATCGCCCTCCCGCTGCTGCGCTCGGTGGCCAAGAAGCACGGCCCGGTCGCGCTGCTGCACTTCGACGCGCACCTGGACACCTGGGACACGTACTTCGGCGCCGAGTACACGCACGGCACCCCGTTCCGGCGCGCCGTGGAGGAGGGCATCCTCGACACCGAGGCGCTGTCCCACGTCGGCACCCGCGGCCCGCTGTACGGCAAGCAGGACCTGGACGACGACGCCAAGATGGGCTTCGGCATCGTCACCTCCGCGGACGTCTACCGGCGCGGCGCCGACGAGGTCGCCGACCAGCTGCGCCAGCGCATCGGCGACCGTCCCCTCTACATCTCGATCGACATCGACGTCCTGGACCCGGCGCACGCGCCCGGCACCGGCACCCCCGAGGCCGGCGGCATGACCTCGCGCGAGCTGCTCGAGATCATCCGGGGCCTGTCCTCCTGCAACCTGGTCTCGGCGGACGTCGTCGAGGTCGCCCCGGCGTACGATCACGCGGAGATCACCTCGGTCGCGGCCTCGCACACCGCGTACGAGCTGACCACGATCATGAGCCGTCAGATCGCGGCCGCGAAGGCCGCCGGCTGA
- a CDS encoding helix-turn-helix domain-containing protein — protein MSELPEGAGAPPTTAVPLAALGLRLLAAPEGAEAAEVHGVHASEMADPSPYLLGGELLLTAGAWSDDPREYVGRLVRAGVAALGFGVTPVHERVPEELVAACAAAGLPLVEVEPGTPFAAVARTVWRLMAEARTRELRRVAEAQRSLAAAASRPDPVPAVLGRLAAALGGHAELVDPAGSARPAGSAGSARPGVTAGPDVPVAQTSERAVPPPVREALDALAARVGGSGPVTATDTAAGWHLTAYALGRRPATRDTGGAGGGVPGPVLLLAAPERTPGDHTIAGAAAVLLTLLTAPRQTAGAGARSAALLSLLLGGPAAEAAALLGPGPWTVAHARPLPGAGAASASDPEAVAALAEGLGATLAAPAGAGGTVRLLLDRDPAPRPGWRLGISAPAAAGELAAADAQAAGALRRAEAARAALLRHREGGLAALVPPGAAEAHARALLAPLTPVQSETLRAWLAHHGSWDRTAIALGVHRNTVRQRVARCAALLARDLDDPDTRMELWFALRSLDTHHNSPVT, from the coding sequence ATGTCAGAGCTTCCGGAAGGGGCCGGAGCCCCTCCCACCACAGCGGTGCCGCTGGCGGCGCTGGGCCTGCGACTGCTCGCCGCACCCGAAGGGGCCGAAGCGGCCGAGGTGCACGGGGTGCACGCCTCCGAGATGGCCGACCCCTCGCCCTACCTGCTGGGCGGGGAACTGCTGCTCACGGCGGGGGCCTGGTCCGACGACCCGCGGGAGTACGTCGGCCGGCTGGTGCGGGCGGGGGTGGCGGCCCTCGGCTTCGGCGTGACCCCGGTGCACGAGCGGGTTCCGGAGGAACTGGTGGCGGCCTGCGCCGCGGCGGGACTCCCGCTCGTGGAGGTGGAGCCGGGAACCCCGTTCGCGGCGGTCGCGCGCACCGTGTGGCGGCTGATGGCGGAGGCCCGGACCCGGGAGCTGCGCCGGGTCGCCGAGGCCCAGCGGTCGCTGGCCGCCGCGGCCTCCCGCCCGGACCCGGTCCCGGCCGTCCTGGGCCGGCTGGCCGCCGCGCTGGGCGGGCACGCGGAGCTGGTCGACCCGGCCGGGTCGGCGCGTCCGGCCGGGTCGGCGGGCTCGGCGCGTCCGGGAGTCACGGCCGGTCCCGACGTCCCCGTCGCGCAGACCTCCGAACGGGCGGTCCCGCCGCCGGTGCGCGAGGCCCTGGACGCGCTCGCCGCCCGGGTGGGCGGCAGCGGGCCGGTGACCGCGACGGACACCGCGGCGGGCTGGCACCTGACCGCCTACGCCCTGGGCCGCCGGCCCGCCACCCGGGACACCGGCGGCGCGGGCGGCGGCGTGCCCGGCCCGGTGCTCCTCCTCGCCGCCCCGGAGCGCACCCCCGGCGACCACACCATCGCGGGCGCCGCCGCCGTCCTCCTCACCCTGCTGACCGCGCCCCGGCAGACCGCCGGAGCCGGCGCCCGGTCGGCGGCCCTGCTGTCGCTCCTGCTGGGCGGGCCGGCCGCCGAGGCGGCCGCGCTGCTGGGCCCCGGCCCGTGGACCGTGGCCCACGCCCGGCCCCTGCCGGGGGCCGGGGCCGCCTCGGCCTCCGACCCTGAGGCCGTGGCGGCCCTGGCCGAGGGCCTCGGCGCGACCCTCGCCGCCCCCGCCGGCGCGGGCGGGACCGTACGCCTGCTCCTGGACCGGGATCCCGCTCCGCGGCCCGGGTGGCGGCTCGGCATCAGCGCCCCGGCCGCCGCCGGGGAGCTCGCCGCGGCCGACGCGCAGGCCGCCGGGGCGCTGCGCCGGGCCGAAGCGGCCCGCGCCGCGCTGCTGCGGCACCGCGAGGGCGGACTCGCGGCCCTGGTCCCGCCCGGCGCGGCCGAGGCCCACGCCCGTGCGCTGCTGGCGCCGCTGACCCCCGTCCAGTCGGAAACCCTGCGCGCCTGGCTGGCCCACCACGGCAGCTGGGACCGTACGGCCATCGCCCTCGGCGTGCACCGCAACACCGTCCGCCAGCGCGTGGCCCGCTGCGCGGCGCTCCTGGCCCGCGACCTGGACGACCCGGACACGCGCATGGAGCTGTGGTTTGCGCTACGTAGCCTGGACACGCACCACAACTCGCCGGTAACTTAA
- a CDS encoding acyl-CoA dehydrogenase family protein, which translates to MRRTVFNEDHEAFRETIRAFIEAEVVPVYDEWFTAGQAPREFYYKLGELGIFGINVPEEFGGAGLDTHKFEAVLYEETSRAGVQFGGSGVHVLLALPYIKMLAGDEQKKRFLPKFVTGEEMWALAMTEPGTGSDVAGMKTTAKLSEDGTHYVLNGSKTFITGGVHADRVIVCARTSSPREDDRRFGISLFAVDTKSEGYSIGRKLDKLGLRTSDTAELAFVDVKVPVEDLLGEENKGFYYLGANLPSERWGIAFGAYAQAKAAVRFAQQYVTDRTVFGKPVAHFQNTKFELAACQAEVDAAEAVADRALEALDAGELTAAEAASAKLFNTEVAHRVIDKCLQLHGGYGYMNEYPIARLYADNRVNRIYGGTSEVMKSIIAKSMGL; encoded by the coding sequence GTGCGCCGTACCGTTTTCAACGAGGACCACGAGGCGTTCCGCGAGACCATCCGCGCCTTCATCGAGGCCGAGGTCGTCCCCGTCTACGACGAGTGGTTCACGGCCGGGCAGGCGCCCCGCGAGTTCTACTACAAGCTCGGCGAGCTGGGCATCTTCGGCATCAACGTGCCCGAGGAGTTCGGCGGCGCGGGCCTGGACACCCACAAGTTCGAGGCCGTCCTCTACGAAGAGACCTCGCGCGCCGGCGTCCAGTTCGGCGGCTCGGGCGTCCACGTCCTGCTCGCCCTCCCCTACATCAAGATGCTGGCGGGCGACGAGCAGAAGAAGCGCTTCCTGCCGAAGTTCGTCACCGGCGAGGAGATGTGGGCCCTCGCGATGACCGAGCCGGGCACCGGCTCCGACGTCGCGGGCATGAAGACCACCGCCAAGCTCTCCGAGGACGGCACGCACTACGTCCTCAACGGCTCCAAGACCTTCATCACCGGTGGCGTGCACGCCGACCGCGTGATCGTCTGCGCCCGCACCTCCTCCCCGCGCGAGGACGACCGCCGCTTCGGCATCTCCCTCTTCGCCGTGGACACCAAGTCCGAGGGCTACTCGATCGGCCGCAAGCTCGACAAGCTCGGCCTGCGCACGTCCGACACCGCCGAGCTGGCGTTCGTCGACGTCAAGGTCCCGGTCGAGGACCTGCTCGGCGAGGAGAACAAGGGCTTCTACTACCTCGGCGCGAACCTGCCCTCCGAGCGCTGGGGCATCGCCTTCGGCGCGTACGCGCAGGCCAAGGCCGCCGTCCGGTTCGCCCAGCAGTACGTCACGGACCGCACGGTCTTCGGCAAGCCGGTCGCGCACTTCCAGAACACCAAGTTCGAACTGGCCGCCTGCCAGGCCGAGGTGGACGCCGCCGAGGCCGTCGCCGACCGCGCGCTCGAGGCCCTGGACGCCGGTGAGCTGACCGCCGCCGAGGCCGCGTCCGCGAAGCTGTTCAACACCGAGGTCGCGCACCGCGTGATCGACAAGTGCCTCCAGCTGCACGGCGGGTACGGCTACATGAACGAGTACCCGATCGCCCGCCTGTACGCCGACAACCGCGTGAACCGCATCTACGGCGGCACCAGCGAGGTCATGAAGTCGATCATCGCCAAGTCGATGGGCCTGTAA
- the tesB gene encoding acyl-CoA thioesterase II, which translates to MNEALTTLLDLLDLEQIEENIFRGTSRSALVPRVFGGQVAAQALVAAGRTVPEDRTAHSLHSYFLRAGDPGAPIVYSVDRIRDGRSFTTRRVVAVQHGQPIFHLSASFQTHEEGLDHQAAMPDAPDPESLPTAEESLPLYREIFRDPGTVERLIDARGAVDLRYATTPPWGSVGEPIEPRSQVWFRTAGKLESADPLLHTCLATYVSDMTLLDSVLLAHGRGGWAVGDVVGASLDHAMWFHRPFRADEWLLYDQESPSAAAGRGLGQARIWTQDGRLAVTVIQEGVVRVPRA; encoded by the coding sequence ATGAACGAGGCACTGACGACGCTCCTCGATCTGCTCGACCTCGAGCAGATCGAGGAGAACATCTTCCGCGGTACCAGCCGTTCGGCGCTGGTACCGCGGGTCTTCGGCGGCCAGGTCGCCGCCCAGGCCCTGGTCGCGGCCGGGCGCACCGTGCCCGAGGACCGCACGGCGCACTCGCTGCACTCGTACTTCCTGCGCGCCGGTGACCCGGGCGCGCCCATCGTGTACTCGGTCGACCGGATCCGCGACGGGCGCTCCTTCACCACGCGCCGGGTCGTCGCCGTCCAGCACGGACAGCCGATCTTCCACCTCTCCGCGTCGTTCCAGACGCACGAGGAGGGCCTCGACCACCAGGCCGCGATGCCCGACGCGCCCGATCCGGAATCCCTGCCGACGGCCGAGGAATCCCTCCCGCTCTACCGCGAGATCTTCCGCGACCCGGGCACGGTGGAGCGGCTGATCGACGCGCGCGGCGCGGTCGACCTGCGGTACGCGACCACCCCGCCCTGGGGCAGCGTCGGCGAACCGATCGAGCCCCGCTCGCAGGTGTGGTTCCGTACCGCCGGCAAGCTGGAGAGCGCGGATCCCCTGCTGCACACCTGCCTGGCCACGTACGTCTCCGACATGACCCTGCTCGACTCCGTACTGCTCGCGCACGGGCGGGGCGGGTGGGCGGTCGGCGATGTCGTCGGCGCCTCGCTGGACCACGCGATGTGGTTCCACCGGCCGTTCCGCGCGGACGAGTGGCTGCTGTACGACCAGGAGTCGCCCTCGGCCGCCGCCGGGCGGGGCCTCGGCCAGGCCCGGATCTGGACCCAGGACGGCCGGCTGGCCGTCACCGTCATCCAGGAGGGTGTGGTGCGCGTCCCGCGCGCGTAG
- a CDS encoding cation diffusion facilitator family transporter, translated as MSSSSGSEEESVGTVVVAVVTNLGIAAAKAVGGVVSGSSAMLSEAAHSVADTVTEVMLLASLKRSARPADEAHPLGYGPERYIWALLASIATFVGGAVFAVYDGIHTLIHGEDPGNPTLSYVILAIAFLLEGYSLLVAWRQVRREAARMQAPLGLYVKHTPDTAVKAVLLENVAALIGLALAAGGLLGAQLTGSGVYDGVASLLIGLLLVWVAWELGRSNAQYLIGRPLPPAMRADVREELLSVPHIEAVLELTTLVQGPAEVLIAAKIDFHDLASARQVEQSCEVAEAQLRERFPAVRRVYLDPTPTPTPTPTPSPTSTDGP; from the coding sequence ATGTCGAGCAGCAGCGGAAGTGAAGAGGAAAGCGTCGGCACGGTCGTCGTGGCCGTGGTCACCAACCTCGGCATCGCGGCCGCCAAGGCCGTCGGCGGGGTCGTCAGCGGGTCGAGCGCCATGCTGTCCGAGGCCGCGCACTCGGTCGCCGACACGGTGACCGAGGTGATGCTGCTGGCCTCGCTGAAGCGCAGCGCGAGGCCTGCCGACGAGGCGCACCCGCTGGGGTACGGGCCGGAGCGGTACATCTGGGCCCTGCTCGCGTCGATCGCCACGTTCGTCGGCGGCGCCGTGTTCGCGGTCTACGACGGCATCCACACGCTGATCCACGGGGAGGACCCGGGGAACCCGACGCTGTCCTACGTCATCCTCGCCATCGCCTTCCTGCTGGAGGGCTACTCGCTGCTCGTGGCCTGGCGGCAGGTGCGGCGCGAGGCGGCCCGGATGCAGGCACCGCTGGGGCTGTACGTGAAGCACACCCCGGACACGGCGGTGAAGGCCGTCCTGCTGGAGAACGTGGCCGCGCTGATCGGCCTGGCCCTGGCGGCGGGCGGACTGCTGGGCGCGCAGCTGACCGGGTCGGGCGTCTACGACGGGGTGGCCTCGCTGCTGATCGGGCTGCTGCTGGTGTGGGTGGCGTGGGAGCTGGGCCGCTCGAACGCGCAGTACCTGATCGGGCGGCCGCTGCCCCCCGCGATGCGCGCGGACGTACGCGAGGAGCTGCTGTCGGTGCCGCACATCGAGGCGGTGCTGGAGCTGACCACGCTGGTGCAGGGGCCGGCCGAAGTGCTGATCGCGGCGAAGATCGACTTCCACGACCTGGCCTCGGCGCGGCAGGTGGAGCAGTCGTGCGAGGTGGCGGAGGCGCAGCTGCGGGAGCGGTTCCCGGCGGTCCGCCGGGTGTACCTGGACCCGACGCCCACGCCGACACCCACGCCGACGCCTTCGCCTACTTCGACGGACGGGCCTTGA
- a CDS encoding MarR family winged helix-turn-helix transcriptional regulator produces MAHNELTMGGLTPRDHAFYGLVWAGTTLTARVDQALTRRHDLPLSWFEVMLWLNGQTEPVAPSELGARTLLSRSQVSRVTDALQARGLVERIPSPTDARSTGIALTQAGRRAFAEADATRREALAEAFDDRLDDADIAALEGIWAKLKARPSK; encoded by the coding sequence ATGGCGCACAACGAGCTCACCATGGGCGGTCTCACCCCCCGCGACCACGCCTTCTACGGACTGGTCTGGGCCGGTACCACCCTCACCGCACGGGTGGACCAGGCCCTCACGCGCCGCCACGACCTGCCGCTGTCCTGGTTCGAGGTCATGCTGTGGCTGAACGGTCAGACGGAGCCGGTCGCCCCCTCCGAACTGGGGGCCAGGACCCTGCTCAGCCGCAGTCAGGTCTCCCGCGTCACCGACGCGCTCCAGGCCCGCGGGCTGGTCGAGCGGATACCGTCGCCGACCGACGCCCGCTCGACCGGGATCGCCCTCACGCAGGCGGGCCGCCGGGCCTTCGCCGAGGCCGACGCCACCCGCCGCGAGGCGCTGGCCGAGGCGTTCGACGACCGGCTCGACGACGCCGACATCGCCGCGCTGGAAGGGATCTGGGCCAAGCTCAAGGCCCGTCCGTCGAAGTAG
- a CDS encoding SDR family NAD(P)-dependent oxidoreductase: MDTKTVLITGTSSGIGLAAAVATAQAGWHTVATMRDTRRADALLKAADEAGVSDLVQVKRLDVTDAASVATCVAEVVAEHGRLDAVVNNAGAGSVGTIEQHGMDAVRSAMEVNYFGVVELTRAALPHLRASGGRVITVTSVGGVVGQPFNESYCAAKFAVEGFMESLAPVAASVGVHVTVVEPGAVASEFVASLKLDIPAMLAEAGPYAPALQAYIERTTKSYDSAGAQTSAEAAAPIVEVLAAERPAFRVQTSDWAREFVATKLADVDGSAVQGLTGGWVR; encoded by the coding sequence GTGGACACCAAGACCGTTCTCATCACCGGCACCTCCTCCGGCATCGGCCTGGCGGCCGCCGTGGCCACCGCGCAGGCCGGCTGGCACACCGTCGCCACCATGCGCGACACCCGCCGGGCCGACGCCCTGCTCAAGGCCGCGGACGAGGCCGGGGTGAGCGACCTGGTGCAGGTCAAGCGGCTGGACGTGACGGACGCTGCCTCGGTAGCCACCTGCGTGGCCGAGGTCGTCGCCGAGCACGGGCGGCTCGACGCCGTCGTGAACAACGCAGGCGCGGGCTCCGTCGGCACCATCGAGCAGCACGGCATGGACGCGGTCCGCTCCGCCATGGAGGTCAACTACTTCGGGGTCGTCGAACTCACCCGCGCGGCCCTCCCCCACCTGCGCGCCTCGGGCGGCCGGGTCATCACCGTCACGAGCGTCGGCGGAGTGGTCGGCCAGCCCTTCAACGAGTCCTACTGCGCGGCCAAGTTCGCCGTCGAGGGGTTCATGGAGTCGCTCGCTCCGGTGGCCGCGAGCGTCGGCGTCCACGTCACCGTCGTCGAACCGGGCGCCGTGGCCAGCGAGTTCGTGGCGAGCCTGAAGCTCGACATCCCGGCCATGCTCGCCGAGGCCGGCCCCTATGCCCCGGCGCTGCAGGCGTACATCGAGCGGACCACGAAGTCCTACGACAGCGCCGGCGCCCAGACCTCCGCGGAGGCCGCCGCCCCGATCGTCGAGGTACTGGCCGCCGAGCGGCCCGCGTTCCGCGTCCAGACCTCGGACTGGGCACGGGAGTTCGTCGCCACCAAGCTCGCGGATGTCGACGGCTCGGCCGTGCAGGGCCTGACCGGCGGCTGGGTGCGGTGA
- a CDS encoding phosphatase has protein sequence MGRMPKPIETPVPSRAELIDHLVRTRIAGDVATPRDNCLSHYRKLANGDRHYWLGLELGDRWTDEQDVLAVMAERCGVVDDAAYRFGQETIDPELTVAGLDRLAARLRKAALDRQSVLLATGHPGGLLDVHRATADALRAAGCEIVVIPRGLTADEGSVWQFADVAVLERGATLWHTHSPEPMAAILDGLAALNRPQPDLVVADHGWAGCAAQRGLDAVGYADCNDPALFLAEAEGTLQVAIPLDDHVRDPRFYDPMVSYLLDAAGLL, from the coding sequence ATGGGCCGCATGCCGAAGCCGATAGAGACGCCTGTCCCCAGCCGAGCCGAACTCATCGACCACCTGGTCCGGACGCGGATCGCGGGTGACGTGGCCACCCCGCGCGACAATTGCCTCTCCCACTACCGCAAGCTCGCCAACGGAGACCGGCACTACTGGCTGGGCCTGGAGCTCGGCGACCGCTGGACGGACGAGCAGGACGTGCTCGCGGTGATGGCGGAGCGCTGCGGGGTCGTGGACGACGCCGCGTACCGCTTCGGCCAGGAAACCATCGACCCGGAACTGACCGTGGCGGGCCTGGACCGGCTCGCGGCGCGGCTGCGCAAGGCCGCCCTGGACCGGCAGAGCGTGCTGCTGGCCACCGGGCACCCCGGGGGCCTGCTGGACGTTCACCGGGCGACGGCGGATGCCCTGCGCGCGGCGGGCTGCGAGATCGTGGTGATCCCGCGGGGCCTGACAGCCGACGAGGGCTCGGTGTGGCAGTTCGCGGACGTCGCGGTCCTGGAGCGGGGCGCGACGCTGTGGCACACCCACTCCCCGGAGCCGATGGCGGCGATCCTCGACGGCCTGGCCGCGCTGAACCGCCCGCAGCCGGACCTGGTCGTCGCCGACCACGGCTGGGCGGGCTGCGCCGCGCAGCGGGGCCTGGACGCCGTGGGCTACGCGGACTGCAACGACCCGGCGCTCTTCCTGGCCGAGGCCGAAGGCACCCTCCAGGTGGCGATCCCCCTGGACGACCACGTCCGCGACCCGCGTTTCTACGACCCGATGGTCTCCTACCTCCTGGACGCGGCGGGGCTGCTGTAG
- a CDS encoding TetR/AcrR family transcriptional regulator, with protein MSTRAAAPTRREQILGEAARLFAERGFHGVGVDEIGAAVGISGPGLYRHFAGKDAMLAELLVGISERLLTGGRHRVAEAAGDPSGVLASLIDGHIDFALDDRALITLHDRELDRLREADRKLVRQLQRQYVELWVDVVRELHPEVGETEVRVCVHAVFGLLNSTPHLAALGREATESLLRRLANGAFGALSG; from the coding sequence ATGAGCACCAGAGCGGCCGCCCCGACCCGGCGCGAGCAGATCCTCGGCGAGGCTGCCCGCCTCTTCGCCGAGCGTGGATTCCACGGCGTCGGCGTGGACGAGATAGGGGCCGCGGTGGGCATCAGCGGCCCCGGCCTGTACCGGCATTTCGCGGGCAAGGACGCCATGCTCGCCGAGCTCCTCGTCGGCATCAGCGAGCGGCTGCTGACCGGCGGCCGTCACCGGGTGGCGGAGGCGGCGGGAGACCCGTCCGGCGTACTGGCCTCCCTCATCGACGGCCACATCGACTTCGCGCTCGACGACCGGGCGCTGATCACCCTCCACGACCGGGAGCTCGACCGGCTCCGCGAGGCCGACCGCAAGCTCGTACGGCAGCTCCAGCGTCAGTACGTCGAGCTGTGGGTCGACGTCGTGCGCGAGCTGCACCCCGAGGTGGGCGAGACGGAGGTACGGGTCTGCGTGCACGCGGTCTTCGGCCTGCTGAACTCCACCCCGCACCTGGCCGCGCTCGGCCGGGAGGCGACCGAATCACTGCTGCGCCGGCTCGCGAACGGGGCCTTCGGAGCGCTGTCGGGATGA
- a CDS encoding carboxyl transferase domain-containing protein, with the protein MQQAPVLTSAADPASDAWRANEAAHRELTEGLRARLEAARLGGGEKARARHTARGKLLPRDRVDALLDPGSPFLELAPLAAEGMYGGAAPAAGVIAGIGRVSGRECVIVANDATVKGGTYYPMTVKKHLRAQEVALENRLPCLYLVDSGGAFLPMQDEVFPDRDHFGRIFYNQARMSGAGIPQIAAVLGSCTAGGAYVPAMSDEAVIVRGQGTIFLGGPPLVKAATGEVVTAEELGGGEVHSRISGVTDHLAEDDAHALRIVRNIVATLPERGALPWSVEAPEEPKVDPYGLYGAVPVDSRTPYDAREIIARLVDGSRFQEFKAEFGQTLVTGFARIHGHPVGIVANNGILFSESAQKGAHFIELCDQRGIPLLFLQNISGFMVGRDYEAGGIAKHGAKMVTAVACTRVPKLTVVVGGSYGAGNYSMCGRAYSPRFLWMWPNAKISVMGGEQAASVLATVKRDQIEGAGQEWPAEDEEAFKAPVRAQYEAQGNAYYATARLWDDGVIDPMETRQVLGLALTACANAPLSDSGFGIFRM; encoded by the coding sequence ATGCAGCAGGCACCAGTGCTGACGAGCGCCGCCGACCCGGCGTCCGACGCCTGGCGGGCCAACGAGGCCGCCCACCGCGAGCTCACCGAGGGCCTGCGCGCCCGGCTGGAGGCGGCCCGGCTCGGCGGCGGCGAGAAGGCCCGCGCCCGCCACACCGCCCGCGGGAAGCTGCTGCCGCGCGACCGCGTGGACGCCCTCCTCGACCCCGGATCCCCCTTCCTGGAGCTGGCCCCGCTGGCCGCCGAGGGCATGTACGGGGGCGCGGCCCCCGCGGCCGGGGTCATCGCCGGCATCGGGCGGGTCAGCGGCCGCGAGTGCGTGATCGTCGCCAACGACGCCACGGTCAAGGGCGGCACGTACTACCCGATGACCGTCAAGAAGCACCTGCGCGCCCAGGAAGTGGCCCTGGAGAACCGTCTCCCCTGCCTCTACCTCGTCGACTCCGGCGGCGCCTTCCTGCCCATGCAGGACGAGGTCTTCCCCGACCGGGACCACTTCGGCCGCATCTTCTACAACCAGGCGCGCATGTCCGGCGCCGGCATCCCACAGATCGCCGCCGTCCTCGGCTCCTGCACGGCCGGCGGGGCGTACGTACCGGCCATGAGCGACGAGGCCGTCATCGTGCGCGGCCAGGGCACGATCTTCCTCGGCGGCCCGCCGCTGGTGAAGGCCGCCACCGGCGAGGTGGTCACGGCCGAGGAGCTGGGCGGCGGCGAGGTCCACTCCCGGATTTCCGGCGTGACCGACCACCTCGCGGAGGACGACGCGCACGCGCTGCGGATCGTGCGCAACATCGTGGCGACCCTCCCGGAGCGCGGGGCCCTGCCCTGGTCGGTGGAGGCCCCCGAAGAGCCCAAGGTGGACCCGTACGGGCTGTACGGCGCGGTCCCCGTCGACTCCCGCACCCCCTACGACGCCCGCGAGATCATCGCCCGGCTGGTGGACGGGTCGCGGTTCCAGGAGTTCAAGGCCGAGTTCGGGCAGACCCTGGTCACCGGCTTCGCCCGGATCCACGGCCACCCGGTCGGGATCGTCGCCAACAACGGCATCCTCTTCTCCGAATCCGCCCAGAAGGGCGCGCACTTCATCGAGCTGTGCGACCAGCGCGGCATCCCGCTGCTCTTCCTCCAGAACATCTCGGGCTTCATGGTCGGCCGCGACTACGAGGCGGGCGGCATCGCCAAGCACGGCGCCAAGATGGTCACGGCCGTGGCCTGCACCCGGGTCCCGAAGCTGACGGTGGTGGTCGGCGGCAGCTATGGCGCGGGCAACTACTCGATGTGCGGGCGGGCGTACTCGCCGCGGTTCCTGTGGATGTGGCCCAACGCCAAGATCTCGGTGATGGGCGGCGAGCAGGCCGCGTCCGTGCTCGCCACGGTCAAGCGGGACCAGATCGAGGGCGCGGGCCAGGAGTGGCCGGCGGAGGACGAGGAGGCCTTCAAGGCCCCGGTCCGGGCCCAGTACGAGGCCCAGGGCAACGCCTACTACGCCACCGCACGGCTGTGGGACGACGGGGTCATCGACCCGATGGAGACCCGGCAGGTGCTGGGACTGGCCCTGACGGCTTGCGCGAACGCTCCCCTGAGCGACTCGGGCTTCGGCATCTTCCGTATGTGA